In Penicillium oxalicum strain HP7-1 chromosome I, whole genome shotgun sequence, a single window of DNA contains:
- a CDS encoding Adrenodoxin: MAIWRQFGLQLRRAAPKANYGTLGLTRPPRQFSHSTGQPFTGLGKNGGLGPQTWKFRRSFSVTAHTAHGHITPPKAGEEINITFIDKDGTKVELQVAEGDNLLDIAQANDLEMEGACGGSCACSTCHVIVEDPDMFDKMEEPSDDENDMLDLAFGLTETSRLGCQVIMSKDLDGLVVRLPSMTRNLQASDFQSK, translated from the exons ATGGCCATTTGGCGGCAATTCGGTCTACAACTGCGCCGCGCGGCGCCCAAGGCGAACTACGGTACTCTCGGTCTCACCCGGCCTCCGCGACAGTTCAGCCACTCTACAGGTCAACCCTTCACTGGGTTAGGAAAGAACGGCGGGCTGGGACCGCAGACGTGGAAGTTTCGGAGATCCTTTTCTGTGACGGCGCATACCGCTCATGGTCACATCACGCCGCCAAAGGCCGGCGAGGA GATCAATATTACGTTTATCGACAAAGACGGTACCAAGGTGGAATTGCAGGTGGCTGAGGGTGACAACTTGTTGGACATTGCCCAGGCCAATGATCTCGAGATGGAGG GTGCATGCGGCGGCTCATGTGCCTGCTCAACCTGCCATGTGATTGTGGAGGATCCAGACATGTTTGacaagatggaggagccTTCAGATGACGAGAACGACATGTTGGATTTGGCATTTGGATTGACTGAGACATCGCGACTCGGATGTCAAGTGATTATGAGCAAAGATTTGGACGGCCTTGTTGTGCGTCTGCCTTCGATGACTCGAAACCTCCAGGCGAGCGACTTCCAGTCCAAGTGA
- a CDS encoding Signal recognition particle 54 kDa protein produces the protein MVLQDLGRRINSAVNDLTRSNNLDEKAFDDMLKEICAALLSADVNVKLVQTLRKSIKSSVNFSSLPAAVNKKRLIQKTVFDELVALVDPHAQPFRPKKGRSNVIMFVGLQGAGKTTTCTKLARHYQTRGFKTALVCADTFRAGAFDQLKQNATKAKIPYYGSLTQTDPAVVAAEGVAKFKKERFDIIIVDTSGRHRQEEELFTEMTQIQEAVTPDQTILVLDGTIGQAAESQSAAFKATANFGAIIITKTDGNAAGGGAISAVAATHTPIIFLGTGEHLMDLERFEPRAFVQKLLGMGDVASLVEHVQAITKDSSSAKETYKHIAEGIYTIRDFRENITSIMKMGPLSKLSGMIPGLSNLTQGLDDEDGSMKLRRMIYIFDSMTAKELDSDGKTFVEQPSRMVRIAHGSGTTVREVEDLLSQHRMMAGMAKRVGGQKKQMQRAQNMLKGGNNQQQLAAMQKRMAAMGGAGGMGGMGGMPGMGDMAKMMQMMGGGGQGGGGMPGLGGMDLQSMMSQMGGLMGGLGGMGSGGAGGSGGGRGRGR, from the exons ATGGTTCTCCAGGATCTTGGGCGGCGTATCAACTCCGCCGTCAATGACTTGACGAGGTCTAACAATCTCGATGAAAAG GCGTTCGATGACATGCTGAAGGAGATCTGCGCTGCCCTTCTCTCCGCCGATGTCAACGTCAAACTTGTACAAACTCTTCGCAAGTCCATCAAATCCAGTGTCAACTTTTCCAGTCTCCCAGCTGCGGTCAACAAGAAGCGCCTGATTCAGAAGACCGTCTTCGACGAGCTTGTGGCATTGGTCGATCCCCATGCGCAACCCTTTCGCCCCAAGAAGGGCCGCTCGAATGTGATCATGTTTGTGGGTCTGCAGGGTGCGGGTAAGACAACGACATGTACGAAGCTGGCTCGTCACTATCAGACTCGTGGATTTAAGACTGCCTTGGTGTGCGCGGACACTTTCCGTGCAGGTGCCTTCGACCAGTTAAAGCAAAACGCAACCAAGGCGAAGATCCCATACTATGGTAGCTTGACACAGACCGACCCCGCCGTCGTGGCCGCCGAGGGTGTTGCCAAATTCAAGAAGGAGCGCTTCGACATTATTATCGTGGATACTAGTGGTCGTCATCgccaggaagaggagctCTTCACCGAGATGACTCAGATTCAGGAGGCCGTGACCCCTGACCAGACTattcttgtccttgatggAACCATCGGTCAGGCTGCGGAGTCTCAATCTGCCGCTTTCAAGGCCACGGCCAACTTTGGTgctatcatcatcactaAGACGGACGGCAATGCTGCGGGAGGTGGTGCAATTTCTGCAGTTGCTGCCACACACACTCCCATCATTTTCCTTGGTACTGGTGAGCACCTGATGGATCTCGAGCGATTTGAACCGCGTGCGTTTGTGCAGAAGCTGCTTGGTATGGGCGATGTTGCCAGCCTGGTTGAACACGTGCaggccatcaccaaggactCTAGCTCGGCCAAGGAGACCTATAAGCACATCGCCGAGGGTATCTACACAATCCGCGACTTCCGTGAAAACATCACCTCTATCATGAAGATGGGACCCTTGTCCAAGTTGTCAGGCATGATTCCCGGTTTATCCAACCTCACGCAGGGcctcgatgatgaggatggttCCATGAAGCTTCGCCGCATGATCTACATTTTTGACAGTATGACTGCCAAGGAGTTGGACAGCGACGGCAAGACCTTTGTGGAACAGCCTAGCCGTATGGTCCGCATTGCTCATGGCAGTGGAACGACTGTTCGTGAGGTGGAGGACCTTCTTTCCCAACACCGCATGATGGCTGGTATGGCCAAGCGGGTCGGTGGacagaagaagcagatgcaACGAGCACAGAATATGCTCAAGGGTGGCAACAACCAACAACAGCTTGCGGCGATGCAGAAGCGGATGGCTGCCATGGGAGGCGCTGGCGGCATGGGCGGCATGGGCGGTATGCCGGGCATGGGCGATATGGCCAAGATGATGCAGATGATGGGCGGTGGCGGTCAAGGCGGCGGTGGTATGCCCggccttggtggcatggACTTGCAGAGTATGATGAGCCAAATGGGTGGTTTGATGGGCGGTCTTGGTGGCATGGGAAgcggtggtgccggtggcagtggtggtggccgaGGTCGTGGTCGGTAG
- a CDS encoding Vacuolar aminopeptidase 1, which translates to MTRRHPAGLDRPWASQIYAQLPESGNVRPAPAPAAPQLTTASTVTEAPVRPEDYSKPYCDFMTANPTIFHAVKSFSQDLEKHGYKQLSERAVWTSELKRGGKFYVTRNGSALLAFNIGRDYKSGNGMAIIAGHVDALTAKLKPVSKLPTKAGFKQLAVAPYAGGLGPTWWDRDLGIGGRVIVRDPATGKVESKLVKLDWPIARIPTLAPHFGSPANGPFNPETNMVPVIGVDNSDLFESSTTESSNIKAGTFAATQPEKLVKVISSELGITDYSNIIDWELELFDTQPARLGGLEKDMIFAGRIDDKLCCYAAHEALLASSDETSTGIVKMVGMFDDEEIGSLLRQGARSNFMGSVMERITEAFAEQNYGPNLLSQTVANSFLVSSDVIHAVNPNFLHVYLENHAPRLNVGVTVSTDSNGHMTTDSVSHSILKRVAVRCGSTLQLFQIRNDSRSGGTIGPMTSAQIGMRAIDCGIPQLSMHSIRATTGSLDPGLGVKLFKGVFDHFEEVDKEFAEF; encoded by the coding sequence ATGACTAGAAGACATCCTGCCGGTCTCGATCGCCCTTGGGCCTCGCAGATCTACGCACAACTGCCAGAATCCGGGAATGTCCGTCCAgccccagctccagcagCACCACAGCTGACCACGGCATCAACCGTGACCGAGGCGCCTGTTCGCCCCGAGGACTATTCGAAACCGTATTGCGATTTTATGACCGCCAACCCCACGATCTTCCATGCGGTCAAGTCCTTCTCCCAAGACCTCGAAAAGCATGGATACAAGCAGCTATCCGAACGAGCGGTGTGGACCTCAGAACTCAAGCGCGGTGGAAAGTTCTACGTGACTCGTAACGGGAGCGCGCTCCTGGCCTTCAACATCGGAAGGGACTACAAGAGTGGTAATGGCATGGCCATCATTGCGGGGCACGTTGATGCCCTCACAGCTAAACTCAAGCCTGTGTCGAAGCTTCCGACAAAGGCTGGTTTCAAGCAGCTGGCAGTGGCCCCCTATGCGGGCGGCCTGGGGCCAACTTGGTGGGATCGTGACCTGGGCATCGGTGGTCGTGTGATCGTCCGGGATCCAGCCACTGGCAAGGTCGAGTCCAAACTGGTGAAGCTGGACTGGCCAATCGCCCGCATTCCGACGTTGGCTCCTCACTTTGGCTCTCCGGCCAATGGACCATTCAATCCTGAGACCAACATGGTCCCCGTCATTGGTGTTGATAACTCAGACCTGTTTGAGTCGTCAACGACCGAGTCGAGCAACATCAAGGCCGGAACATTCGCCGCAACGCAACCCGAGAagctcgtcaaagtcatTTCGAGCGAGCTCGGTATCACCGATTACAGCAACATCATTGACTGGGAACTGGAGCTGTTTGATACCCAACCAGCTCGTCTCGGAGGCCTAGAAAAGGATATGATCTTTGCCGGTCGCATTGACGACAAGCTCTGCTGCTATGCTGCCCACGAAGCACTGTTGGCCTCGAGCGACGAAACCTCCACCGGCATTGTCAAGATGGTCGGCATGTTTGATGACGAAGAGATCGGCAGTTTATTGCGCCAAGGTGCACGCTCCAACTTCATGGGGAGTGTCATGGAACGCATCACCGAAGCCTTTGCTGAGCAGAACTATGGTCCCAACCTGCTCTCACAGACCGTTGCCAACAGCTTCCTGGTCTCGTCCGATGTCATCCACGCGGTCAACCCTAACTTCCTCCACGTTTACCTCGAGAACCACGCTCCCCGACTGAATGTGGGTGTTACCGTGTCGACCGACTCCAATGGTCACATGACAACCGACAGCGTCAGCCACAGCATCTTGAAGAGGGTTGCCGTCCGCTGCGGTTCAACCCTGCAGCTTTTCCAGATTCGAAATGACTCCCGTAGCGGCGGTACCATCGGGCCTATGACCAGCGCCCAGATCGGCATGCGCGCGATCGACTGCGGCATTCCCCAACTCAGCATGCATAGCATCCGTGCTACAACGGGAAGCTTGGATCCGGGTCTGGGTGTCAAGCTCTTCAAGGGTGTCTTTGACCACTTTGAGGAGGTTGACAAGGAGTTTGCGGAATTTTAG
- a CDS encoding bZIP transcription factor hapX, which produces MATTGVSPTPAPTIAAVPPLAPALAVRPSVAPSPGPGTPGSITSKEWVIPPRPKPGRKPATDTPPTKRKAQNRAAQRAFRERRAARVQELEEQIKEIEDGHEARVAALTEQMSNLSREMEQAREEVKWWRDRCHALEKEVSIERNAKETLTKELRSSTTALFNRASSSTMPDSVPLPPRKRPLTRSSRMDDLFSTNKDHEKDDGLDHVPLGCNSCSTTHCQCIEDAFGMPIDTHESSRARHPPHGVGSPARDISDPEIKPDPEEMEIDFTSRFAAAPAQSSLHAENEVSSPPVDPCGFCQDGTPCICAEMAAQEQQRQQAQLSRNRRESFGNNRLAPIQSMSQFTPPPSESDVRSEVTLPPINQATNPCINGPGTCAQCQADPRSTLFCKTLAASRSASGSPSGGGCCGGKGADGGCCMSRNAPSSSSAPKASSSAQSIAPKPANTNALTLSCADAFTTLSRHPNFNQASDEISTWLPKLHTLPNPRDLALPEGHGNRPAMEVEAASVMGVLRYFDRRFADN; this is translated from the coding sequence ATGGCCACGACAGGCGTGTCTCCCACGCCAGCGCCGACAATCGCCGCGGTGCCACCTTTGGCCCCCGCCCTGGCCGTCCGCCCGTCCGTAGCTCCCTCACCTGGTCCCGGAACTCCCGGCTCCATTACGTCCAAAGAATGGGTTATCCCTCCTCGCCCCAAACCTGGCCGCAAGCCTGCCACGGATACACCACCTACGAAGCGTAAGGCCCAAAATCGGGCTGCGCAGCGCGCATTCCGAGAGCGTCGGGCCGCTCGAGTACAGGAACTCGAGGAGCAAATCAAGGAAATCGAAGATGGGCATGAAGCTCGGGTCGCTGCTCTGACAGAGCAGATGAGCAATCTGTCAAGAGAAATGGAACAGGCTCGGGAGGAGGTCAAGTGGTGGCGCGACCGATGCCATGCACTCGAGAAGGAGGTTTCAATTGAGCGCAATGCGAAGGAGACGCTGACCAAAGAGCTTCGGTCTTCTACAACGGCCCTTTTCAACAGAGCATCTTCGTCAACAATGCCTGACTCTGTGCCACTTCCACCTCGCAAACGCCCCTTGACCCGGTCATCTCGCATGGATGACTTGTTTTCCACGAATAAAGACCATGAAAAAGACGATGGCCTGGACCACGTACCTTTGGGGTGTAACAGTTGCTCAACCACACATTGTCAGTGCATTGAGGACGCTTTTGGCATGCCGATCGACACGCACGAGTCCTCTCGTGCTAGACACCCTCCTCACGGTGTCGGTAGTCCCGCTCGGGATATCTCGGATCCAGAGATCAAGCCCGATccagaggagatggagatagATTTCACATCGCGGTTTGCGGCTGCACCGGCTCAGTCCAGCTTACATGCTGAAAACGAAGTCTCCTCGCCACCCGTGGACCCTTGTGGGTTCTGCCAGGACGGTACTCCGTGCATATGTGCCGAGATGGCTGCCCAAGAGCAACAGCGACAGCAAGCACAACTCTCAAGGAATCGACGGGAATCCTTCGGCAACAACCGTCTTGCACCGATTCAGTCCATGTCCCAATTTACCCCACCTCCTTCTGAGAGTGATGTGCGCTCCGAGGTCACTCTTCCACCAATTAACCAGGCAACCAATCCTTGCATCAATGGTCCTGGCACTTGTGCTCAATGCCAGGCCGATCCCCGGAGTACGCTTTTCTGCAAGACGTTGGCCGCCTCTCGATCGGCCAGTGGCAGCCCATCCGGAGGCGGATGCTGCGGGGGCAAGGGTGCGGACGGAGGATGCTGCATGTCGCGAAATGcaccctcctcatcaagTGCACCCAAAGCTTCCTCGTCTGCCCAATCCATAGCGCCAAAGCCAGCCAATACAAACGCGCTGACCTTGAGCTGTGCTGACGctttcaccaccctctcGCGCCACCCGAACTTTAACCAGGCTAGCGACGAGATTTCAACTTGGCTTCCGAAGCTGCACACTCTGCCTAATCCGCGTGATCTGGCTCTTCCGGAGGGTCATGGCAACAGACCCGCGATGGAAGTCGAGGCAGCCAGTGTGATGGGTGTGCTTCGTTACTTTGACAGGCGATTCGCCGACAATTGA